From a region of the Leptospira kmetyi serovar Malaysia str. Bejo-Iso9 genome:
- a CDS encoding FapA family protein — MGSLIPFLEDQGRELDRIQKEQVEVYGDTLENSLRLAAKHLKKQIHELDYVVLKRGKKKLFGHEPWHIRVSILPEDNFLDELTELDQKLTGGSGKLVSKDLKDFIQPKDKNGRSLVQILRNGVYLTVFPPLGEGHPVEMDEVSKKLVLRGISGEDDKLVRKIVKDAKGEPILISEQKPRPGMEAKLILDITSDKMKAKVTILPPRPGGRDLDVRDIVNHLKNAGVKYGFKEEEIQRKLEDEFYNQPFLAAEGDYPINGKNAQIIYHVRTSKNVSFREDETGRVDFKDLDLIENVVVGQLLAEKIPAEKGKYGRTLFNELLPAKDGIDTDLKQGKGTILSEDRSKLTAEVNGQVVFATGRLSVETVYRVNGDVGIKTGNVTFLGSIVITGNVEDNYSVKAAGNIEIYGTVQKARVEADGDIIIRQGISGREEAHIESTGGNVIAKFIQSATVITEKDVLVQEGILHSFVSAGGKILCNGKRGQIVGGTVRASELIGARSIGSSANPATELVVGIDPKVLKQIADYEAKMHESQTKHEQVFKSLKTLQARKESDPASFTEDHENQLIKMQKAVEKLDSRIKEFETEINNLKNYMEEKSSHGKISIEKVLYGGVTMKIRNSDYKTRNEIKNKTFVEENGMIRQVPYEDPEPDKKDWRKKRNRGN; from the coding sequence ATGGGTTCCCTAATACCATTCTTAGAAGACCAAGGCCGGGAACTGGATCGAATCCAGAAAGAACAGGTCGAAGTGTACGGAGACACTCTGGAGAATTCCCTCCGTCTCGCCGCCAAACATCTCAAAAAACAGATCCACGAACTGGACTACGTAGTTTTAAAACGCGGAAAGAAAAAACTTTTCGGTCACGAACCTTGGCATATCCGAGTTTCCATTCTCCCCGAAGATAACTTTCTCGACGAACTCACCGAACTCGATCAAAAACTTACCGGCGGTTCGGGCAAACTCGTTTCCAAGGACCTCAAAGATTTCATTCAACCCAAGGACAAAAACGGAAGAAGTCTCGTTCAAATTCTCCGGAACGGAGTTTATCTCACCGTCTTTCCGCCGTTAGGCGAAGGTCATCCCGTGGAAATGGACGAGGTTTCCAAAAAACTCGTTCTTCGAGGAATCTCCGGTGAAGACGACAAACTCGTCCGCAAAATCGTAAAGGACGCAAAGGGAGAACCCATTCTCATCTCGGAACAAAAACCGAGACCGGGTATGGAGGCAAAACTCATTCTCGACATTACCTCGGATAAGATGAAGGCCAAAGTCACCATTCTTCCCCCAAGACCGGGCGGAAGAGATTTGGACGTAAGAGATATCGTCAATCATCTCAAAAACGCCGGAGTCAAATACGGATTCAAAGAGGAAGAGATCCAAAGAAAACTCGAAGACGAGTTCTACAACCAACCCTTTCTCGCGGCGGAAGGGGATTATCCGATCAACGGGAAAAACGCGCAGATCATCTATCACGTTCGTACTTCCAAGAACGTTTCTTTCCGGGAAGACGAAACCGGAAGAGTGGATTTCAAGGATTTGGATCTGATCGAGAACGTAGTGGTCGGTCAGTTGCTCGCGGAAAAAATTCCCGCGGAAAAAGGAAAATACGGTCGTACTCTTTTTAACGAACTTCTTCCCGCCAAAGACGGAATCGATACGGATTTGAAACAGGGAAAGGGAACCATTCTTTCCGAAGACAGAAGCAAACTCACCGCCGAAGTCAACGGTCAGGTCGTGTTTGCGACGGGAAGACTTTCCGTGGAAACCGTATATCGCGTCAACGGTGACGTCGGTATCAAAACCGGGAACGTGACCTTTCTCGGTTCGATCGTGATTACGGGTAACGTGGAAGACAACTACTCGGTCAAAGCCGCGGGAAACATCGAAATCTACGGAACGGTTCAAAAGGCGAGAGTGGAAGCCGACGGAGACATCATCATTCGTCAGGGAATTTCCGGAAGGGAAGAAGCTCATATCGAATCCACCGGCGGAAACGTGATCGCCAAGTTTATCCAGAGCGCGACCGTGATTACGGAAAAAGACGTTCTCGTTCAGGAAGGTATTCTCCATTCTTTCGTAAGCGCGGGCGGTAAAATTCTCTGCAACGGAAAACGCGGTCAGATCGTGGGCGGAACGGTGCGTGCGTCCGAACTGATCGGCGCAAGGAGCATCGGTTCTTCCGCAAACCCCGCGACCGAACTCGTGGTCGGGATCGATCCGAAGGTTCTCAAGCAGATCGCGGACTACGAAGCGAAGATGCACGAGAGTCAGACCAAACACGAACAGGTTTTTAAAAGTCTCAAGACGCTTCAGGCCAGAAAAGAATCCGATCCGGCTTCGTTTACGGAAGATCACGAGAATCAGCTTATCAAGATGCAGAAGGCGGTTGAAAAACTGGATTCCCGGATCAAGGAATTCGAAACCGAAATCAACAATCTCAAAAACTACATGGAAGAAAAGTCTTCTCACGGGAAGATCAGCATCGAAAAGGTTCTCTACGGGGGCGTAACGATGAAGATCCGAAACTCGGACTACAAAACTCGGAACGAAATCAAGAACAAGACCTTCGTGGAAGAGAACGGAATGATTCGCCAAGTTCCCTACGAGGATCCCGAACCGGACAAAAAAGACTGGAGAAAAAAACGAAACCGTGGTAATTAA
- a CDS encoding DUF370 domain-containing protein: protein MSQFSVLNVGFGNIVLVSKIVSIIHSDSASAKRIRNEAKSNNSLIDATQGKKTRSIIVTDSNHLILSNLRVESLTKRIESSDNSIASEEEDLD from the coding sequence ATGTCCCAGTTTAGCGTATTGAACGTAGGATTCGGGAATATCGTTCTGGTTTCTAAGATCGTTAGCATCATCCATTCGGATTCCGCTTCGGCCAAAAGAATCCGCAACGAGGCTAAGAGCAACAACAGTTTGATCGACGCGACTCAGGGTAAAAAGACGCGTTCGATCATCGTGACCGACAGCAATCATCTCATTCTTTCCAACTTAAGAGTGGAATCACTCACCAAAAGAATCGAATCCAGCGACAACTCGATCGCTTCCGAAGAGGAAGACTTAGACTGA
- a CDS encoding guanylate kinase, whose protein sequence is MNSPKLFVLSSVAGGGKSTLIQKLREKHPEILFSISCTTRAPRPGDKEGVTYFFLSKEEFEKGISDSAFLEWALVHDQYYGTPLKFIEEAFAKGSSVIMDIDVQGAKIIKEKLPGKIVTIFILPPSEEEWERRLRGRGTDSEENILKRIRNGKAELERQNEFDYKIVNDRLEKALEELEAIILGGSTSKGKES, encoded by the coding sequence CTGAATTCTCCCAAACTTTTCGTTCTTTCCTCCGTTGCAGGAGGAGGGAAGTCCACACTCATTCAAAAACTTAGGGAAAAACATCCCGAGATTCTTTTTTCGATTTCGTGCACGACCCGCGCGCCTCGTCCGGGGGACAAAGAGGGCGTAACGTATTTTTTTCTTTCCAAAGAGGAATTCGAAAAGGGAATTTCCGATTCCGCGTTTTTGGAATGGGCCTTGGTTCACGATCAATACTACGGAACTCCTTTGAAGTTTATCGAAGAGGCCTTTGCAAAAGGTTCATCCGTGATCATGGACATAGACGTTCAAGGCGCTAAGATCATCAAAGAAAAACTTCCCGGTAAGATCGTGACGATTTTTATCCTTCCTCCGAGCGAAGAAGAATGGGAAAGACGTCTTCGGGGAAGGGGAACCGATTCGGAGGAGAATATTCTCAAAAGAATCCGAAACGGAAAGGCCGAACTCGAACGTCAGAACGAGTTCGATTATAAAATCGTAAACGATCGTTTGGAAAAAGCTCTCGAAGAGTTGGAAGCTATTATTTTGGGCGGTTCGACATCGAAGGGAAAAGAATCGTAG
- a CDS encoding TOBE domain-containing protein, with protein sequence MKFEFRSFAILIALLSFGVSSVSAKKKTNSAPPKVSGYELVSNPSAAFGKTIQISGTVSEILYKGNSIRFVVYFSGKPVALDSDSPSLISNVQVGSNVSVCGFYLKDRELKANGVPTTMPFILVDSPDCR encoded by the coding sequence ATGAAATTTGAATTTAGATCTTTTGCAATTTTAATCGCCTTATTGTCGTTCGGTGTTTCTTCCGTGTCCGCCAAGAAAAAAACGAATTCGGCTCCTCCGAAAGTAAGCGGTTACGAACTCGTTTCCAATCCTTCGGCCGCTTTCGGCAAGACGATTCAAATCTCTGGGACCGTTTCGGAAATTCTTTACAAGGGAAATTCGATCCGCTTCGTCGTTTATTTTTCCGGAAAACCGGTGGCCCTCGATTCGGATTCTCCTTCGTTGATTTCGAACGTTCAAGTCGGAAGCAATGTTTCCGTTTGCGGATTTTATTTAAAGGACCGAGAATTGAAGGCGAACGGAGTTCCGACCACGATGCCTTTTATTTTGGTGGATTCTCCGGATTGTAGATAA
- a CDS encoding periplasmic-type flagellar collar protein FlbB, translating to MASLSDKARATYLVLLILFLLGIGFFVFDYFQIINAAEIFPFLRKEPALVNQDNESPTELQKLEFTKAQERFAEELDELEKRKSELLTEKGRLEAEMEKLEEMRKGLIAKEKEMKSSDAEKNSRQKLVKVLADKVGNMPPDSAVGMLVNWPDGDIIDVFIQMDKDAEDDGRPTITTYLLTLFPADRRAMITNKWLSRSGGIKTPGIPDDAVEANP from the coding sequence ATGGCATCGTTAAGCGACAAGGCAAGAGCAACGTATCTCGTTCTACTCATTCTATTCTTATTGGGAATCGGTTTTTTCGTTTTCGATTATTTCCAAATCATCAACGCGGCCGAAATTTTTCCGTTTCTTCGCAAGGAACCGGCGCTCGTAAATCAGGACAACGAATCTCCCACGGAACTTCAAAAGTTGGAGTTCACGAAAGCTCAGGAAAGATTCGCGGAAGAATTGGACGAGCTTGAAAAAAGAAAGTCCGAACTTTTGACGGAAAAGGGTCGTCTCGAAGCCGAAATGGAAAAACTCGAGGAAATGCGTAAGGGTTTGATCGCGAAAGAAAAGGAAATGAAGTCTTCCGACGCGGAAAAAAACAGCCGACAAAAGCTGGTTAAAGTTCTTGCGGACAAGGTCGGAAACATGCCCCCGGACTCGGCGGTAGGAATGCTCGTAAACTGGCCGGATGGAGACATCATTGACGTTTTTATTCAGATGGACAAGGACGCGGAAGACGACGGTAGACCTACGATCACGACTTATCTTTTGACGCTTTTCCCTGCGGATCGACGCGCGATGATTACGAACAAATGGCTGAGCAGATCCGGCGGAATCAAAACCCCGGGAATTCCCGACGACGCGGTCGAAGCCAACCCTTAA
- the fliJ gene encoding flagellar export protein FliJ codes for MKRFQFNLEPVLNLRKKKEDEKLKEFSLVAGEINQIRNSILENERQIDLLTGESASLHGASLRDYQLHQGYIRSLITQNENLESDIENRKPELDAKRAELILAQKDRKILEILKENQYKTYRKLYFKKEKFELEEHYNQLKSIQWREIHESSEPEPAPRVFTYDTGSSVESANDDSGASELKKLYDRFKK; via the coding sequence TTGAAACGTTTTCAATTCAATCTCGAACCCGTTTTGAATCTTCGTAAGAAGAAGGAAGACGAAAAATTAAAAGAATTCTCCCTCGTCGCGGGCGAAATCAATCAGATTCGAAATTCCATTCTGGAAAATGAAAGACAAATCGATTTACTCACGGGAGAATCCGCTTCTCTTCACGGCGCTTCTTTGAGAGATTATCAACTTCATCAAGGTTATATCCGTTCTCTCATCACTCAAAACGAAAATCTGGAATCGGATATCGAAAACAGAAAACCGGAACTCGACGCGAAAAGAGCGGAGTTGATTCTCGCTCAAAAAGACCGCAAGATTCTGGAGATTCTCAAAGAGAATCAGTACAAAACATACAGAAAGTTATACTTCAAAAAAGAAAAGTTCGAACTCGAAGAACATTACAACCAGCTAAAATCCATCCAATGGAGAGAAATTCATGAATCTTCCGAACCTGAACCGGCTCCGAGAGTCTTTACATACGATACGGGATCAAGCGTTGAATCCGCAAACGACGACTCAGGGGCCTCAGAGCTTAAAAAACTCTACGATCGATTCAAAAAGTGA
- the fliI gene encoding flagellar protein export ATPase FliI produces the protein MIEKKFHEKVDVMSKYFLIMDRTETIRKSGKVIRVSGNVIYSEGPPDSKIGELMDVQKSGKEGYLQCEIVGFEGHVYTLMPLGPVEGIYPEAFVFSSGRKLAIPVGKELLGRVLNGVGRPIDKKGHIITKEERPPDNEVPNPLDRPIIRDILMTGVRAIDGILTIGRGQRVGIFSGSGVGKSSLLGMIARYTDADVNVIALVGERGREVNEFIELDLGKEGLQKSIVLAATSDAPKMEQVNCALLATSIAEYFRDQGKHVNLMMDSLTRFAQANREISASNHEPPITRGFSSSVFSKLAKLVERSGTSKSGGTITGFYTVLTEADEMEDPIADAVRGYIDGHIILSRKLAERNHYPAVDVPASLSRVMARIAPEDQNLRAGMIRELISVYNSAEELIRLNAYVSGSDPRVDLAIRKKDKIDRYLKQKIQERSTYSQALKGLKDVLDDEQEEEEF, from the coding sequence ATGATCGAAAAGAAATTTCACGAGAAAGTGGACGTGATGTCCAAATACTTCCTGATTATGGATCGAACCGAAACGATCCGAAAATCGGGAAAGGTCATTCGAGTTTCCGGAAACGTAATCTATTCCGAAGGCCCCCCCGATTCTAAAATCGGCGAACTCATGGACGTTCAAAAAAGCGGAAAAGAAGGTTATCTCCAATGTGAGATCGTGGGCTTTGAAGGACACGTTTATACGCTCATGCCCCTCGGTCCCGTGGAAGGAATTTATCCCGAAGCCTTCGTATTCTCCTCGGGACGTAAACTCGCGATCCCCGTCGGAAAAGAATTGCTCGGTCGGGTCTTAAACGGGGTCGGAAGACCGATCGACAAAAAAGGTCATATCATCACAAAGGAAGAACGCCCGCCCGACAACGAGGTTCCCAATCCTCTAGATCGTCCGATCATCCGGGACATTCTCATGACGGGGGTTCGGGCCATCGACGGAATTCTCACCATAGGAAGAGGACAACGCGTCGGAATTTTTTCCGGCTCGGGCGTCGGTAAATCCAGTTTGCTCGGAATGATCGCGCGTTATACCGACGCGGACGTAAACGTGATTGCGCTCGTAGGTGAACGCGGACGAGAAGTAAACGAATTCATAGAACTCGACCTCGGTAAAGAAGGACTTCAAAAATCCATCGTTCTCGCGGCGACCTCGGACGCACCTAAGATGGAACAGGTCAACTGCGCCCTACTCGCCACTTCCATTGCGGAATACTTTCGCGATCAAGGCAAACACGTGAATCTTATGATGGATTCTTTGACTCGTTTTGCACAGGCCAACCGGGAAATCTCCGCGTCCAATCACGAACCTCCGATCACGAGAGGATTCAGTTCTTCCGTTTTTTCTAAATTGGCAAAACTTGTGGAACGTTCCGGAACCTCCAAGTCCGGCGGAACGATCACCGGTTTTTATACGGTTCTTACCGAAGCGGACGAGATGGAAGATCCGATCGCGGACGCGGTACGAGGTTATATCGACGGGCATATCATTCTCAGCAGAAAACTCGCGGAAAGAAATCATTATCCCGCGGTCGACGTTCCCGCTTCTTTGTCCAGGGTTATGGCGAGAATCGCACCCGAAGATCAAAACCTAAGAGCGGGAATGATCCGAGAACTCATCAGCGTGTATAATTCCGCGGAAGAATTGATCCGCTTAAACGCGTATGTTTCCGGTTCCGATCCGAGAGTGGATCTTGCGATCCGTAAGAAGGATAAGATCGATCGTTATCTGAAACAAAAGATTCAGGAACGCAGTACGTATTCTCAAGCGTTAAAAGGATTGAAGGACGTTTTAGACGACGAACAGGAAGAAGAGGAATTCTAA
- the fliH gene encoding flagellar assembly protein FliH, producing MAKLVFKPIQIADIKDQVELAIPDKYKKFHRDEDAEEFEVDQEGNIIEQYQGPSIEEIEAELSRYREENEEQVRKLLEDARRKAEEIEEEGRKRAFQMIQDSKEKVKLEEDTGKAKAEQILDRAKMEVERMIKEAEMKVAEIEHEAYLKGYDAGREVGFKKGQGEVRRLIDRLGTIVGKAIDIREEIIQASEKQMVEMILIIARKVIKDEIIERKEIVLNNIREALKRIKDRDRVDIRVNFADLELTTAHKDELIKLMESLRKVNIYEDSRVDRGGVIIETDVGAIDARISTQLKEIEEAIRNAEPI from the coding sequence ATGGCCAAACTCGTCTTTAAACCAATTCAAATCGCCGATATCAAGGACCAAGTCGAATTAGCGATTCCTGATAAATACAAAAAGTTTCACAGAGACGAAGACGCCGAAGAGTTCGAGGTGGATCAGGAAGGAAACATCATCGAACAATACCAAGGTCCGTCGATCGAAGAGATCGAAGCGGAGCTGAGTCGTTACCGCGAAGAGAACGAGGAACAGGTTCGCAAACTTCTCGAGGATGCAAGAAGAAAGGCGGAAGAGATCGAAGAAGAAGGACGCAAACGCGCCTTCCAGATGATCCAAGATTCCAAAGAGAAAGTTAAATTAGAAGAAGACACCGGTAAGGCGAAGGCCGAACAAATTCTCGACCGCGCGAAGATGGAAGTCGAGAGAATGATCAAAGAAGCCGAGATGAAGGTCGCCGAGATCGAACACGAAGCCTACTTAAAAGGTTACGACGCGGGCCGGGAAGTCGGTTTCAAAAAAGGTCAGGGAGAAGTAAGACGTCTCATCGACCGACTCGGAACCATCGTCGGTAAGGCGATCGACATCCGGGAAGAAATCATCCAAGCCTCCGAAAAGCAGATGGTGGAGATGATTCTCATCATCGCTCGTAAGGTCATCAAGGACGAGATCATCGAAAGAAAGGAAATCGTTCTCAACAATATTAGAGAAGCCTTAAAAAGAATCAAAGACCGCGACCGTGTGGACATTCGAGTCAACTTTGCGGACTTGGAACTTACCACGGCACACAAGGACGAACTCATCAAACTTATGGAATCTCTTCGCAAGGTCAATATCTACGAAGACTCACGCGTGGATCGGGGTGGTGTTATCATCGAAACCGACGTGGGCGCGATCGACGCGAGAATTTCCACTCAGCTCAAAGAAATCGAGGAAGCGATTCGAAATGCGGAGCCGATCTAA
- a CDS encoding FliG C-terminal domain-containing protein, with protein sequence MNSLSSRQNRAGSLLRILGEHLPPEVYRHLGPEATGKLLETFHKTGKPDSKEEREVLSSFLNSLSKLQKEENIDPESMNLIRELEALLREEKEERDLLQELKTKSPVEISRIVSGEKPSMIALVLCFGNPDAAAAVLNDFPEAMKEEILIQIHDLDLSSEYEKNRLERFLKFKLEALALEEKSLPIHNPMGKKAADLLGRLQPGDSQKIFDRIREKRPGFAENIIEHFFRMEDLLFLEREPLNRFFSSFHPIVLACALKGTETEVQTGILEKLEPALSSSIRLESDSMGPISLAEMETAQNGILERLRDEIEEGSIKFWRAT encoded by the coding sequence ATGAATTCCCTGTCGTCCAGACAAAACAGAGCGGGAAGCCTTCTCCGGATCTTGGGAGAACATCTCCCTCCGGAAGTCTACCGCCACTTGGGTCCGGAAGCGACGGGGAAACTTCTCGAGACGTTTCACAAAACCGGGAAACCGGACTCGAAAGAAGAGAGAGAGGTTCTCTCTTCTTTCTTAAACTCTCTCTCCAAACTTCAAAAAGAAGAAAACATCGATCCCGAGAGTATGAATCTCATCCGGGAACTCGAAGCTCTTCTTCGGGAAGAAAAGGAAGAAAGAGACCTTCTTCAGGAACTCAAGACAAAAAGCCCGGTGGAAATTTCCAGAATCGTATCCGGTGAAAAACCGAGTATGATCGCCTTGGTTCTTTGTTTCGGAAACCCGGACGCGGCGGCGGCGGTGTTAAACGACTTCCCCGAAGCGATGAAAGAGGAGATTCTGATTCAGATCCACGATCTGGATCTTTCCAGCGAATACGAAAAGAACCGTTTGGAACGTTTTCTTAAGTTCAAACTGGAAGCCTTGGCCCTGGAAGAGAAAAGCCTTCCGATCCACAACCCGATGGGCAAAAAGGCCGCGGATCTTTTAGGGAGATTACAACCCGGAGATTCTCAAAAAATCTTCGATCGAATCCGCGAGAAGCGCCCCGGTTTTGCCGAAAATATAATTGAACACTTCTTTCGGATGGAAGATCTGTTATTCTTGGAAAGAGAACCGTTGAATCGATTCTTTTCCTCCTTCCATCCGATCGTCCTCGCGTGCGCGCTGAAAGGCACGGAAACGGAAGTTCAGACCGGCATTCTTGAAAAACTGGAACCGGCCCTCTCTTCTTCCATCCGTTTGGAATCCGATTCCATGGGCCCGATCAGTCTCGCCGAAATGGAAACCGCTCAGAACGGAATTTTGGAAAGACTCCGGGACGAGATCGAGGAAGGAAGTATCAAATTTTGGAGAGCGACTTAA
- the fliF gene encoding flagellar basal-body MS-ring/collar protein FliF, whose product MPEQLQKILNNVREFFTTLDTTKKLILGGVALTVLIAIGILSTISLQKNRVVLFKDLTSKDFAEVTKKLDSLGYQYGSSDTSIITVDPEQRQEIVTKLAQENLIPSGVQGWELFNVDKFTETQFDKDIKKYRALKGAIEQSLMTLRSVDKAYVNIAFPEDELFTSNASPVKASVILHYIPGVESLSRKEVKGIVNLVSRAVPKLKPENVSVADADGKIISDFEEDLEKERLELRIVQEKLRIGEEQRIQRLIDMRNTLRWLLGGEERVDITRFEYNLNWDKESYKDNSVSPVVAIPDNPNTPYSELKLVDGYSLKVSSKETKEDFKGRGFTPDGPAGTEPNIPPGYKDTDYQKSEYSKSENINNYEFNRRVSEVQKQPWKVEKVNLSVVIDGMWEKKEKEDGTGYDRKYVPVSDDELRQIRKNLEAAVGIDKARGDQISVITIPKDRSAQFAAEDEELRKQKAIRQMIIASLIIILLLIVSILVYRAIKKEIARRRRLREEELAAQQQMMREAALRVMDEGGAEVELSLDEKYRRELLENAINLAREKPEEVAQLLRTWLSEEEAS is encoded by the coding sequence ATGCCTGAGCAGTTACAGAAAATCTTAAACAACGTCCGGGAATTTTTTACTACCCTGGATACGACCAAAAAGCTTATACTCGGTGGAGTGGCTTTGACCGTTTTGATCGCGATCGGAATTCTTTCCACGATCTCGCTTCAAAAGAACCGTGTGGTTCTGTTTAAGGACTTAACGAGCAAGGACTTTGCCGAAGTGACCAAGAAATTGGATTCTCTCGGCTATCAATACGGCTCGTCGGACACGAGCATCATCACGGTCGATCCCGAACAAAGACAGGAGATCGTTACCAAACTCGCTCAGGAGAATTTAATTCCTTCCGGAGTGCAAGGTTGGGAACTTTTCAACGTGGATAAGTTCACAGAGACTCAGTTCGACAAGGATATCAAAAAGTATCGCGCTCTAAAAGGTGCGATCGAACAATCCTTGATGACGCTTCGTTCGGTGGACAAGGCCTACGTCAACATCGCTTTTCCCGAAGACGAGCTCTTCACTTCGAACGCTTCTCCTGTTAAGGCTTCCGTAATTCTCCATTACATTCCTGGCGTCGAATCCCTTTCCAGAAAAGAAGTCAAAGGGATCGTAAACTTGGTTTCCAGAGCGGTTCCCAAGTTGAAACCCGAAAACGTAAGCGTTGCCGACGCGGACGGTAAGATCATCAGCGACTTCGAAGAGGATCTCGAAAAGGAAAGACTCGAACTCAGAATCGTTCAAGAGAAGTTGAGAATCGGCGAAGAACAAAGAATCCAACGTTTGATCGACATGAGAAACACCCTTCGTTGGCTGCTCGGCGGAGAAGAAAGAGTCGACATTACACGTTTTGAATATAACTTAAATTGGGACAAGGAATCCTACAAAGACAACTCCGTTTCTCCGGTTGTCGCAATTCCCGATAACCCGAACACTCCTTACTCCGAATTGAAACTCGTCGACGGCTATTCCTTGAAAGTTTCCTCCAAAGAAACCAAAGAAGACTTCAAAGGAAGAGGTTTTACTCCGGACGGTCCCGCGGGAACCGAGCCGAACATTCCTCCCGGATACAAGGACACGGACTATCAAAAATCGGAATACAGCAAATCCGAAAACATCAACAACTACGAATTCAACAGAAGAGTTTCCGAAGTTCAAAAACAACCTTGGAAAGTGGAGAAGGTAAATCTCTCCGTGGTCATCGACGGCATGTGGGAAAAGAAAGAGAAAGAAGACGGAACCGGTTACGATCGTAAATACGTTCCCGTTTCGGACGACGAACTCAGACAAATCCGCAAAAACCTCGAAGCCGCGGTCGGAATCGACAAGGCGAGAGGGGATCAAATTTCCGTAATCACGATTCCAAAAGACAGATCGGCTCAGTTCGCGGCGGAAGACGAAGAACTCCGCAAACAAAAAGCGATCCGTCAGATGATCATCGCATCCTTAATCATCATTCTCCTGTTGATCGTAAGCATCCTGGTTTACAGAGCGATCAAAAAGGAAATCGCAAGAAGAAGAAGACTCAGAGAAGAAGAACTTGCGGCTCAACAACAGATGATGAGAGAAGCGGCTCTCCGGGTTATGGACGAAGGCGGCGCCGAAGTAGAACTCTCTCTGGACGAAAAATACAGAAGAGAACTTCTCGAAAACGCGATCAATCTCGCCAGAGAAAAACCGGAAGAAGTCGCACAACTTCTCCGCACATGGCTCTCTGAAGAGGAAGCGAGCTGA
- a CDS encoding peptidoglycan DD-metalloendopeptidase family protein has protein sequence MFNPFHFSKLQNWKVKSLLAILLVSVSAMAAPPSAYGNLGSEVDFIDFGRWTTAPFSYSVSSSFSAEYGGFNLFDSDPNSHWYSSNRPGSEWIIVDFGSKRLINGLEITVPLFRKERAVKKYEIQVLIRDDWRTIFTNQNVELVNFHKLENLDASVLRIYFPDTTERGVVISDLKLFLNQRLLNGIEQRLRGYTFPVPGGLIPSFDFQLPNAPRVYRNGVHKGIDIYKKRDTDGQIKNLSFQDEAVSPADGVIVRADQTYSPMTLADYEFHTAQSQKGTVTYVEKDFGGRQVWIDHGHGVMTSFNHLSSIRKNLKVGDKVKQGEVIGNVGNSGLIEEAKGSADNVHLHFEIWVDGEFFGNGVAPAQVRKLLQFFFKRSGVD, from the coding sequence ATGTTTAATCCATTCCATTTTTCTAAATTACAAAATTGGAAAGTAAAATCCCTTCTGGCGATTTTGCTCGTTTCCGTTTCGGCGATGGCCGCTCCCCCTTCGGCGTATGGAAACCTCGGCTCGGAAGTGGACTTTATCGATTTCGGTCGATGGACGACGGCGCCTTTTAGTTATTCCGTTTCCTCTTCCTTTTCCGCGGAATACGGAGGATTTAATCTTTTCGATTCCGATCCGAACTCTCATTGGTATTCCTCCAATCGACCGGGTTCCGAATGGATCATCGTGGACTTCGGTTCCAAACGGCTCATCAACGGTTTGGAAATCACGGTTCCTTTGTTTCGAAAGGAAAGAGCGGTTAAAAAATACGAGATTCAGGTTTTGATTCGGGACGACTGGAGAACCATATTCACAAATCAGAATGTGGAACTCGTCAATTTTCATAAACTTGAGAATTTGGACGCATCCGTTCTGAGAATTTATTTTCCCGATACGACGGAGCGCGGGGTCGTCATCAGCGATCTGAAACTTTTCCTCAACCAAAGGCTTTTAAACGGAATCGAGCAACGGCTTAGAGGTTATACCTTTCCCGTTCCGGGCGGATTGATTCCGAGTTTCGACTTTCAACTTCCGAACGCGCCCCGAGTTTATCGAAACGGAGTTCATAAGGGAATCGATATATACAAAAAACGTGATACGGACGGACAGATTAAGAATCTTTCCTTTCAGGACGAGGCCGTTTCTCCGGCGGACGGAGTGATCGTTCGCGCGGACCAAACCTATTCTCCGATGACTTTGGCCGATTACGAATTCCATACCGCTCAATCCCAAAAAGGAACCGTGACCTATGTGGAAAAGGATTTCGGCGGAAGACAGGTTTGGATCGATCACGGACACGGGGTTATGACGAGTTTCAATCATTTATCTTCGATTCGAAAGAATCTCAAAGTCGGAGACAAGGTAAAACAAGGAGAAGTGATCGGCAACGTCGGAAACTCCGGTTTGATCGAGGAAGCGAAAGGTTCCGCCGATAACGTTCATCTGCACTTTGAAATCTGGGTCGACGGAGAATTCTTCGGAAACGGAGTCGCGCCCGCGCAGGTGCGAAAGTTATTGCAGTTCTTCTTCAAACGAAGCGGCGTGGACTAA